From the Candidatus Hydrogenedentota bacterium genome, one window contains:
- a CDS encoding DUF1080 domain-containing protein has product MTKKIIVLLLAAVVFGAAGVAVWRPWRTKGPVPVGEPTPRPQGEGWIDLLDADHASGWKNITDGKDIFELKDGTLHIFGRTLYPLRYVGYTPEPFRNFDLHVEFKVARGANSGVFLRSRPNDPVSRGFEVQVLDDFGKPPGKNGCGAIYDVVTPMFNMSRPAGEWNSFDITVYDKEVTVVMNGWKVVQADFAKMTTPLGKFSIAYNDLPLEGVLALQDHGGEVWYRNILVRKR; this is encoded by the coding sequence ATGACCAAAAAGATTATCGTTTTATTGCTGGCGGCTGTGGTATTCGGCGCGGCCGGCGTGGCGGTGTGGCGGCCATGGCGGACGAAGGGCCCCGTGCCCGTGGGCGAGCCGACGCCGCGACCGCAGGGCGAGGGCTGGATCGATCTGCTCGACGCGGATCATGCGAGCGGCTGGAAGAACATCACCGACGGCAAGGACATCTTTGAATTGAAGGACGGGACGCTTCATATTTTTGGGCGTACGCTGTATCCCCTGCGTTATGTTGGCTACACACCGGAGCCGTTCCGGAATTTCGATCTGCACGTCGAGTTCAAAGTCGCGCGGGGCGCCAACAGCGGCGTGTTCTTGCGATCGCGCCCGAACGATCCGGTTTCGCGCGGGTTCGAGGTGCAGGTGCTGGACGATTTCGGCAAGCCGCCCGGCAAGAACGGATGCGGCGCGATTTACGATGTCGTGACGCCGATGTTCAACATGTCGCGGCCCGCGGGCGAGTGGAACTCGTTCGATATCACCGTCTACGACAAAGAAGTCACTGTCGTCATGAACGGATGGAAGGTCGTCCAGGCGGATTTCGCGAAGATGACCACCCCGCTTGGCAAGTTTTCGATTGCCTACAACGACCTTCCGCTCGAGGGCGTGCTGGCGCTTCAGGATCACGGGGGCGAGGTCTGGTATCGCAACATCCTCGTCCGCAAGCGGTAA
- a CDS encoding PAS domain S-box protein — MTLALSWKTEMDYVFFLYGMAFVLLAAVCFVLIWREGRRQPWGWLGVFGLIHGLNEWGDLLAVEFGDNPVFGAYRLAWMALSFAALIEFGRTGMASLGRRVPGRWIYLLLICGALAGGAAGFAGLNASCRYVLGFVGGIWAAAYFLYQGRQTRDHSRHLWTAGVFMAAYAIFAGLIVAEAPFFPASAINQTTFLDGLGFPVQLLRALCAVGIAAAMWMYSERRHEEATAGTGLAAVRGFQPLILAAIVMVIMVCGWALTNLAGHRADANNRREFLARAEAIAAMLDPEWVAALEGVPEEENEGTYRKKKQLLSSVCDQQPDVRFAYVMARRGGQIVFLMDAQPQRSFDPESASRPGDVYDEATPELEALFDGGTGFVEGPVADRWGSWVSAIVPMRTPDTGRVAAVFGMDISSAAWEREVVRQRANGIIITLLFLLLTVSYILAAQYSRDVTLRTAASERVHRTLVDGSPNGILLLDQDSRIARINDAMMSKMGWRDEDFTGRYFLSLWPDSIREQAHAALERAQTGRPAFFDAECERADNGARVVWEISLNPVVDHDAHVRRIVCIANDATQRHEAEAALRASEEKYHTLFASSADGVLLMNDAILECNEQFCRMLACSRDDIVGHSLLEFSPPTQPDGRLSAGLARERVDAARNGEPQVFYWRHCRKDGSLLDVEVSLKAIHIGGRRVLLADVRDITERRRTEERLAKINACFLDLGSDAQENIARLTALCGELMDASCAMYNHLEDGRLCSMCQWNLPEDFQFNDSDGHICSDVIRDNREEVVVLRNLPETPYAEHETSIRRYGLQTYVGKAVKCGGRAVGSLCALYRRDFEPGEMEISTLGIVASAIGIEEERLQILRTLTESEERYRAFANHVPLHLAVMDSEGRFTLWNRYSEIMFGYTAEEAVGRLNLRDLLSSREEANQVMEDAAALGIHDRETVMRRRDGIQFPAHLVVVSRRHSTIAEAAFFVFAEDITERKQAEEELRKAKNDAEAANKDLEAAIERANRLAFDADMANRAKSQFLATMSHEIRTPMNAIIGMTGLLLDTKLDAEQREFLEIVRSAADSLLALINDILDFSKVEAGRLDLETLDFDLRATIEDTMDMLAIKAHEKGLEFACLIHHDVPALLRGDPGRIRQILINLCNNAIKFTREGEVLVRVTVVAETESQATLRVAVTDTGIGIPQDRMDKLFQLFSQLDASTTRKYGGTGLGLAISKKLVELMGGKIGVESKEGEGSTFWFTIVLEKQPAGTRLPVRDNSALAGQRILIVDDNATNRLVFREQLRSYGCVPDEAAGGKEALAKLEEAAARHAPYAAVLVDLLMPDMDGIELGRTIKAIPALANTLLIMVTSRGQRGDAKASKNIGFAGFLTKPVRTEHLRDCLAMVLNRGAEPAISGDAPIITRHLVSEERRRIRILLAEDNVTNQKVALRILEKRGYRADAVADGKEAVAAYASVPYDIILMDVEMPEMDGFEATAVIRKREEATGRHTPIIAMTAHALTGQREKCLDAGMDDYVAKPVRPEELFAAIDRQMAAAHSAGALASNASAPVQAGDERPPIFDVAGLDIRMGGDQALIKEIVEVFLNDFPDQMARFLQALQDKDQALAHRQVHSIRGAAASVGAERLRALALQAEDGVRAGVFDETLAIAGKMEPAFAEFRAELSRLGFVSDTGAASG, encoded by the coding sequence ATGACGCTTGCGCTTTCCTGGAAAACGGAAATGGACTATGTGTTCTTTCTGTACGGAATGGCGTTTGTCCTGCTGGCCGCCGTGTGTTTTGTCCTCATTTGGCGCGAGGGGCGCCGCCAGCCCTGGGGATGGCTGGGAGTCTTCGGTCTGATTCACGGCCTCAATGAATGGGGCGACTTGCTGGCGGTCGAGTTCGGGGACAACCCGGTCTTTGGCGCCTACCGCCTGGCTTGGATGGCCTTATCGTTTGCGGCCCTGATCGAATTCGGACGGACCGGGATGGCCTCCCTGGGACGCCGCGTTCCCGGACGCTGGATTTATCTTCTCCTGATTTGCGGCGCCTTGGCGGGCGGCGCGGCGGGGTTTGCGGGCCTCAACGCCTCATGCCGGTACGTGTTGGGATTCGTGGGCGGGATCTGGGCCGCGGCATATTTCCTGTACCAGGGACGGCAAACACGCGACCATTCGCGGCATCTGTGGACCGCGGGCGTTTTCATGGCGGCCTATGCGATCTTCGCGGGCCTGATAGTTGCGGAGGCCCCGTTTTTCCCCGCATCCGCTATCAACCAGACGACATTCCTCGACGGGCTGGGTTTTCCGGTGCAATTACTGCGCGCCTTGTGCGCGGTGGGTATCGCGGCGGCGATGTGGATGTATTCGGAGCGCCGGCACGAGGAAGCGACGGCCGGAACCGGACTTGCGGCGGTGCGTGGATTTCAACCGTTGATCTTGGCTGCGATTGTCATGGTCATCATGGTGTGCGGATGGGCGTTGACGAATCTGGCGGGCCATCGGGCGGACGCGAACAACCGGCGCGAATTTCTGGCCCGCGCGGAGGCCATCGCGGCCATGCTGGATCCCGAATGGGTAGCCGCCCTTGAAGGCGTGCCGGAAGAAGAAAACGAGGGGACATATCGTAAAAAGAAACAATTGCTTTCGAGCGTGTGCGATCAGCAACCGGATGTGCGGTTTGCCTACGTCATGGCGCGGCGCGGCGGGCAGATTGTCTTTCTCATGGATGCACAGCCGCAGCGATCCTTCGACCCGGAAAGCGCGAGCCGACCCGGCGACGTGTACGACGAGGCCACGCCCGAACTCGAGGCGCTTTTCGACGGAGGGACCGGTTTCGTGGAGGGTCCCGTTGCCGATCGCTGGGGTTCGTGGGTTTCCGCCATCGTGCCGATGCGGACCCCGGATACCGGACGTGTCGCCGCCGTGTTCGGCATGGACATTTCCAGCGCGGCGTGGGAACGCGAGGTCGTCCGGCAGCGTGCAAACGGCATCATCATTACACTTTTGTTCTTATTGTTGACGGTAAGTTACATTCTGGCCGCGCAATATTCGCGCGATGTCACCTTGCGGACCGCCGCTTCAGAACGGGTTCACCGGACGCTGGTGGACGGTTCTCCCAACGGTATCCTGCTGCTGGATCAGGACAGCCGAATCGCCCGCATCAACGACGCAATGATGTCGAAAATGGGCTGGCGCGACGAGGATTTCACCGGGCGGTATTTTCTGTCGCTTTGGCCCGATTCCATCCGCGAGCAGGCGCATGCGGCCCTGGAACGGGCGCAGACCGGACGCCCGGCCTTCTTCGATGCCGAATGCGAACGCGCGGACAACGGCGCACGGGTGGTGTGGGAAATTTCGCTCAATCCGGTCGTGGATCACGATGCCCACGTCCGCCGCATAGTCTGCATCGCGAACGACGCGACCCAGCGCCATGAAGCCGAGGCGGCCCTGCGCGCCAGCGAGGAAAAATACCATACCCTTTTCGCAAGTTCCGCGGACGGGGTGCTGTTGATGAACGACGCCATTCTGGAATGCAACGAGCAGTTTTGCCGGATGCTGGCCTGTTCGCGGGACGACATCGTGGGTCATTCGCTGCTTGAATTTTCCCCGCCCACCCAGCCGGACGGGCGTCTTTCCGCCGGTTTGGCGCGTGAACGGGTGGATGCGGCCCGAAACGGCGAACCGCAGGTCTTCTACTGGCGGCATTGCCGCAAGGATGGATCGCTGCTGGATGTCGAAGTGTCGCTCAAGGCGATCCACATTGGTGGTCGTCGTGTCCTGCTGGCCGATGTGCGCGACATCACGGAGCGGCGCCGGACCGAGGAACGGCTGGCGAAAATCAACGCGTGTTTTTTAGACTTGGGAAGCGATGCGCAGGAAAATATCGCCCGTCTCACGGCGCTGTGCGGGGAACTGATGGACGCCTCGTGCGCCATGTATAACCACTTGGAAGACGGTCGTCTGTGTTCCATGTGCCAATGGAATCTTCCGGAGGATTTCCAATTCAACGATTCCGACGGGCATATCTGCAGCGATGTGATCCGGGACAACAGGGAAGAGGTCGTCGTGTTGCGCAATCTGCCGGAAACCCCCTATGCGGAGCACGAAACCAGCATCCGGCGCTACGGCCTGCAAACCTACGTCGGCAAGGCGGTGAAGTGCGGCGGCCGGGCGGTGGGCTCGCTGTGCGCGCTGTACCGGCGGGATTTCGAACCCGGCGAAATGGAAATCAGTACCCTCGGAATTGTCGCATCGGCCATCGGCATCGAGGAAGAGCGCTTGCAGATCCTGCGGACACTGACCGAGAGCGAGGAACGATACCGCGCGTTTGCCAATCATGTGCCGCTGCACCTTGCCGTAATGGATTCGGAGGGCCGGTTCACGCTGTGGAACCGGTATTCCGAAATCATGTTTGGATACACGGCGGAAGAGGCCGTGGGGCGCCTAAATCTGCGCGATTTGTTGTCCTCCCGCGAAGAGGCGAATCAAGTCATGGAGGATGCCGCGGCCCTTGGCATACACGACCGGGAAACCGTCATGCGGCGCAGGGATGGAATACAGTTTCCGGCCCATCTGGTCGTGGTGTCGCGTCGGCACTCCACGATCGCCGAGGCGGCCTTTTTCGTCTTTGCCGAAGACATCACCGAACGGAAACAGGCCGAAGAGGAACTCCGCAAGGCCAAAAACGACGCGGAAGCGGCCAACAAGGATCTGGAAGCCGCGATCGAACGCGCGAACCGGCTCGCGTTCGATGCCGACATGGCCAACCGCGCCAAGAGCCAGTTTCTGGCCACCATGAGCCACGAAATCCGCACGCCGATGAACGCCATCATCGGCATGACGGGCTTGCTGCTTGACACGAAACTCGACGCGGAACAGCGCGAATTCCTCGAAATCGTGCGCAGCGCCGCCGACTCGCTGCTGGCCCTGATCAACGACATCTTGGACTTTTCAAAGGTCGAGGCGGGCCGGCTCGATCTCGAAACGCTCGATTTCGATCTTCGCGCGACCATCGAGGACACAATGGATATGCTCGCGATCAAGGCCCATGAAAAGGGCTTGGAGTTTGCCTGCCTGATCCATCACGATGTGCCGGCGCTTTTACGGGGGGATCCGGGGCGAATCCGGCAGATCCTGATAAACCTTTGCAACAACGCCATCAAGTTTACCCGGGAGGGCGAAGTCTTGGTGCGGGTAACGGTTGTCGCGGAAACGGAATCGCAGGCTACCCTGCGCGTCGCAGTCACCGACACAGGCATCGGCATTCCCCAAGATCGCATGGATAAATTGTTCCAGTTATTCTCGCAACTCGATGCCTCCACCACGCGCAAATACGGCGGCACCGGGCTTGGACTGGCGATCTCGAAAAAACTCGTGGAACTCATGGGCGGAAAGATCGGCGTCGAAAGCAAGGAAGGGGAAGGATCCACTTTCTGGTTCACGATCGTGCTTGAAAAACAACCCGCGGGCACACGGCTGCCGGTGCGCGACAACAGCGCGCTGGCGGGGCAGCGCATCCTGATTGTGGACGACAACGCCACGAACCGGCTGGTGTTTCGCGAACAACTGCGTTCTTACGGATGCGTGCCGGATGAAGCCGCGGGCGGCAAGGAAGCCTTGGCCAAATTGGAGGAGGCCGCCGCGCGCCATGCGCCGTACGCGGCGGTGCTGGTGGACTTGCTGATGCCGGACATGGACGGCATTGAATTGGGCCGCACGATCAAGGCCATTCCGGCCCTTGCGAACACCCTGCTTATCATGGTGACGTCCCGCGGCCAGCGTGGTGACGCCAAGGCCTCGAAAAATATCGGCTTTGCCGGCTTTCTGACGAAACCCGTCCGCACCGAACATCTGCGGGACTGTCTGGCCATGGTCTTGAACCGCGGGGCGGAACCGGCGATTTCCGGTGACGCGCCAATCATTACACGTCATCTCGTGTCGGAAGAGCGGCGCCGAATCCGGATTCTGTTGGCCGAGGACAACGTGACCAACCAGAAGGTGGCGTTGCGCATCCTTGAAAAGCGCGGATACCGGGCCGATGCGGTGGCCGACGGCAAAGAGGCCGTGGCCGCGTATGCTTCGGTCCCCTACGACATCATCCTGATGGACGTCGAAATGCCGGAAATGGACGGGTTCGAGGCCACGGCGGTCATCCGGAAACGGGAAGAGGCCACGGGCCGCCATACGCCCATCATCGCCATGACGGCGCACGCGCTGACCGGCCAGCGCGAGAAATGTCTCGACGCGGGCATGGACGATTACGTGGCCAAACCCGTGCGTCCGGAGGAGTTGTTCGCCGCAATCGATCGCCAAATGGCCGCCGCGCATTCCGCCGGCGCCCTTGCGTCCAATGCTTCCGCGCCCGTTCAGGCCGGCGACGAACGGCCGCCCATCTTCGACGTGGCCGGCCTTGATATCCGGATGGGAGGCGATCAGGCTCTGATAAAAGAGATTGTCGAGGTGTTTCTGAACGATTTTCCGGACCAGATGGCCCGATTCCTTCAGGCATTGCAGGACAAGGATCAAGCCCTGGCGCACCGGCAAGTGCATTCCATACGGGGCGCGGCGGCCAGCGTCGGCGCGGAACGGCTGCGCGCGTTGGCGTTGCAGGCAGAGGATGGCGTACGCGCCGGCGTGTTCGACGAAACGTTGGCGATAGCCGGAAAAATGGAACCGGCCTTTGCGGAATTTCGGGCCGAGTTGTCCCGTTTGGGATTCGTGTCCGATACCGGCGCAGCGAGTGGATGA
- a CDS encoding SUMF1/EgtB/PvdO family nonheme iron enzyme, with protein sequence MSRLMAMRCVGFAVCMGFAAAFCGCDPRPAPKAALRVAIAPAGAIADGAEWQIEYGEWRAGGATVTELAPGACTIRFRDVAHWTAPPARTLTLQGGKTTEYTAVYEPYAGTGGLTQEELDDLHAQAVANGWTFTMGFNSATDRPLDAITGDLDGEFPASARKDMAAEKEEPDTTPIPEAFDWRERGGVTPVKNTRDCAASWAFATNAVMESIIKVLDRETADLSEQYLISANTEGWTCPTGGNRAFGFYVGQDTQCDKIGAILEEDFPYQSADVEPDCPYNPRYRLRSWGYVDGEFPSATRIKQAIMTYGPVYVSVTADRAFQAYTGGIYNNHVDGVTNLAAVLVGWDDRQGAAGVWILRNAWGNGWGEDDGYMRIEYGCSNVGRWAAYAHYTRQRAPVLTGFTIAGGQVVTESRTVALNPYWKGSRPKSYLASELPNFSDASWKTFSNAITFTLSSGNVTKMVYLKLRNDIGDSNVMRDSIILDEPAGEGEGEGEGEGENPNEAEFAGIRFIWCPSGSFYMGSRTETDTESPRHRVTLSQGFWLSKYEITQSQYTAIVSPNPSAFPGGSLPVDSVSWQDVNAYLDALNTRYPGYNFRLPTEAEWEYACRAGSTTAYSFGDSSSSLSGYAWFGDNSGAQTHFVGKKKPNPWGFYDMHGNVEEWVQDWYAAYASANQTDPLGPLAASLRVRRGGSWQATADECTSARRRIGDPGARTNTAGFRIARD encoded by the coding sequence ATGAGTCGCCTGATGGCCATGCGATGTGTTGGGTTCGCGGTATGTATGGGATTTGCCGCGGCATTCTGCGGATGCGATCCGCGGCCGGCGCCCAAGGCGGCGTTGCGGGTGGCGATCGCACCCGCCGGCGCGATCGCGGACGGGGCCGAATGGCAAATCGAGTACGGCGAATGGCGGGCGGGCGGCGCGACGGTAACGGAACTCGCCCCGGGCGCTTGCACGATTCGTTTCCGCGATGTCGCGCATTGGACGGCCCCGCCGGCCCGAACGCTGACCTTGCAGGGCGGAAAAACAACGGAATACACCGCCGTCTACGAACCGTATGCCGGCACGGGAGGGCTTACCCAGGAAGAATTGGACGATCTGCACGCACAGGCGGTCGCGAACGGCTGGACGTTCACGATGGGATTCAATTCGGCCACGGATCGCCCGCTGGACGCCATCACCGGAGACCTCGACGGCGAGTTTCCGGCGAGCGCGCGAAAAGACATGGCCGCCGAAAAAGAAGAACCCGACACCACCCCAATCCCGGAGGCGTTCGACTGGCGCGAGCGGGGCGGCGTCACGCCGGTGAAAAATACGCGGGACTGCGCGGCCAGTTGGGCTTTTGCGACAAACGCGGTCATGGAATCCATCATCAAGGTTCTTGACCGGGAAACGGCGGATCTGTCCGAACAATATCTCATCAGCGCAAACACGGAAGGGTGGACCTGTCCGACGGGCGGCAACCGGGCCTTCGGTTTCTATGTCGGCCAAGACACGCAATGCGACAAAATAGGCGCGATTCTCGAGGAAGATTTTCCGTATCAATCCGCCGACGTGGAACCGGATTGCCCATACAACCCCCGGTACCGCCTGCGGTCGTGGGGATACGTGGACGGCGAATTTCCCTCGGCAACCCGCATCAAGCAGGCCATTATGACCTACGGCCCCGTCTATGTCTCGGTCACGGCCGATCGCGCGTTTCAGGCGTATACCGGCGGCATCTACAACAACCACGTGGACGGCGTGACGAATCTCGCTGCGGTCCTGGTGGGATGGGACGACCGCCAAGGGGCGGCGGGCGTGTGGATTTTACGCAACGCATGGGGCAACGGATGGGGCGAAGACGACGGGTACATGCGGATCGAATACGGCTGCTCGAACGTGGGACGCTGGGCCGCCTACGCCCACTACACCCGCCAGCGCGCGCCGGTGTTGACGGGCTTCACCATCGCCGGCGGACAGGTCGTGACGGAAAGCCGCACGGTCGCACTCAACCCCTACTGGAAGGGTTCGCGACCCAAGTCATATCTAGCCAGCGAATTGCCGAATTTTTCGGACGCCTCCTGGAAAACCTTCAGCAACGCGATCACGTTCACGCTTTCATCCGGCAACGTAACCAAAATGGTTTATCTGAAACTGCGCAACGACATCGGCGACTCGAACGTGATGCGGGACTCGATCATCCTCGACGAACCCGCGGGCGAAGGCGAGGGCGAGGGCGAAGGCGAGGGCGAAAATCCCAACGAGGCCGAATTCGCGGGCATCCGTTTCATCTGGTGCCCCTCGGGATCGTTCTACATGGGCAGCCGGACCGAAACCGACACGGAATCGCCCAGGCACCGCGTAACGCTCTCGCAGGGATTCTGGTTGTCGAAATACGAAATCACCCAAAGCCAATACACCGCCATCGTCTCCCCGAACCCGTCGGCGTTCCCCGGCGGCAGCCTGCCCGTGGATTCGGTGTCGTGGCAGGATGTAAACGCTTATCTCGACGCGCTCAACACGCGGTATCCCGGCTATAATTTCCGTCTGCCGACCGAGGCGGAATGGGAATACGCCTGCCGGGCCGGCAGCACCACGGCGTATTCCTTCGGGGACTCAAGTTCATCCCTGTCCGGCTACGCATGGTTCGGCGACAACAGCGGGGCCCAAACGCACTTCGTCGGAAAGAAAAAACCGAATCCGTGGGGATTCTACGACATGCATGGAAACGTCGAGGAATGGGTGCAAGACTGGTATGCCGCCTATGCATCGGCAAACCAGACCGATCCCCTGGGCCCGCTGGCGGCATCTTTACGGGTACGGCGCGGCGGATCGTGGCAGGCGACAGCGGACGAATGCACATCGGCTCGCCGCCGCATCGGCGATCCCGGCGCGCGAACCAATACCGCCGGATTCCGCATCGCGCGCGACTGA
- a CDS encoding histone deacetylase, whose amino-acid sequence MARTGLVFDEEMILHDTGPNHPERPARLKAIIQAFEEAGLVLPRVPIEPASEEDILRVHSWDHLEEIRETCLRGLDYPNPDTPMGPLSWRAALLAAGGAISACRAVIDGAFDNVFCAVRPPGHHAERDRAMGFCLFNNIAIAARWLQAKIGLRRIAILDWDVHHGNGTQQAFFDDPAVLFVSLHQHPHYPGTGWPFERGAENTTLNIQMPRGCGTEEWLAALDEKAVPALARFEPEFLLVSAGFDTHHLDPLGGQNLEAETFAHMTRRIAELADGRIVSILEGGYHLEALGASVVAHVKALQDCRAHASRPD is encoded by the coding sequence ATGGCGCGAACAGGATTGGTTTTCGACGAGGAAATGATTTTACACGACACGGGGCCGAATCATCCGGAGCGACCGGCGCGGCTCAAGGCCATCATCCAAGCCTTCGAGGAGGCGGGCCTTGTGTTGCCGCGCGTGCCCATTGAACCGGCCTCGGAAGAGGACATTCTCCGTGTCCATTCGTGGGACCATCTTGAAGAGATCCGCGAAACGTGCCTTCGGGGCCTCGACTATCCAAACCCGGACACGCCGATGGGACCTCTTTCGTGGCGGGCGGCCTTGCTAGCGGCGGGCGGGGCGATTTCGGCTTGCCGGGCGGTGATTGACGGCGCCTTCGACAACGTGTTTTGCGCCGTGCGGCCGCCGGGCCATCATGCCGAACGCGACCGCGCCATGGGATTTTGTCTATTCAACAATATCGCCATAGCCGCGCGTTGGCTTCAGGCCAAAATCGGCTTGAGGCGCATCGCCATTTTGGACTGGGACGTCCATCACGGAAACGGCACACAACAGGCCTTCTTCGACGATCCCGCCGTCCTGTTCGTCAGCCTGCATCAGCATCCGCATTATCCCGGCACCGGATGGCCATTTGAACGCGGCGCGGAAAACACAACCCTCAATATTCAAATGCCGCGCGGCTGCGGAACGGAGGAGTGGCTTGCCGCGCTTGACGAGAAGGCCGTTCCCGCCCTTGCGCGATTCGAACCGGAGTTCCTGCTCGTTTCCGCGGGATTCGACACCCACCACCTCGATCCGCTGGGTGGACAGAACCTCGAAGCGGAAACCTTCGCGCACATGACACGGCGCATCGCGGAACTGGCGGATGGGAGAATAGTTTCCATTCTCGAAGGAGGATATCACCTCGAAGCCTTGGGTGCGTCCGTTGTGGCCCACGTCAAAGCCCTGCAAGACTGCCGCGCCCACGCCTCTCGTCCAGATTAA
- a CDS encoding sugar ABC transporter substrate-binding protein translates to MESMRMLFVMAASTAFALCGCGPSAQPPSQTAKPRIALIMKSLANEFFLTMEKGARMHQAAHADRYELLANGIKDELDVGRQTQLVEQMIAQRVDAIVIAPADSKALIAACKKALDAGIVVVNIDNKFDDGVLADKGIKIPFVGPDNRKGARMVGEYTAKRLQPGDSVAIVEGVPTAFNAIQRKLGFEEAMAAAGMKIVASQSAGWEMETANRAVSAMIMEHPELKAILCANDSMALGAVAALKAANKADSVIVAGFDNISAVHDLVRQGKVVATADQHADQLAVFGIEYALEMLARKGAPADRETPVDLITAETLHP, encoded by the coding sequence ATGGAAAGCATGAGGATGTTGTTCGTTATGGCGGCCTCGACCGCGTTCGCGTTGTGCGGGTGCGGCCCCTCGGCGCAGCCGCCGTCGCAGACGGCAAAGCCCCGCATTGCGCTGATCATGAAGTCCTTGGCCAATGAATTTTTTCTGACCATGGAAAAAGGCGCACGCATGCACCAGGCCGCGCATGCGGATCGGTATGAACTGCTCGCGAACGGGATCAAGGATGAACTGGACGTGGGCCGGCAAACGCAGTTGGTCGAGCAGATGATTGCCCAGCGCGTGGATGCGATCGTCATCGCCCCCGCGGATTCGAAGGCGCTTATCGCGGCGTGCAAGAAGGCGCTGGATGCCGGCATTGTCGTCGTGAACATAGACAACAAGTTCGACGACGGAGTCCTTGCCGACAAGGGCATCAAGATACCGTTTGTGGGACCGGATAATCGCAAGGGCGCGCGGATGGTCGGCGAATATACGGCCAAGCGGTTGCAGCCGGGCGATTCGGTCGCGATCGTCGAGGGTGTGCCGACGGCCTTCAACGCGATTCAGCGCAAACTCGGTTTCGAGGAGGCCATGGCGGCGGCCGGCATGAAGATTGTGGCGAGCCAGAGCGCGGGCTGGGAGATGGAAACGGCCAACCGGGCCGTGTCGGCGATGATCATGGAACATCCGGAACTGAAGGCGATCCTTTGCGCGAACGACAGCATGGCGCTGGGCGCCGTGGCCGCGCTAAAAGCCGCGAACAAGGCGGATTCGGTAATCGTGGCGGGTTTCGACAATATTTCGGCCGTTCATGATCTGGTCAGGCAGGGCAAAGTCGTCGCCACCGCCGATCAACACGCGGATCAATTGGCCGTCTTCGGGATTGAATACGCTCTTGAAATGCTCGCCCGGAAGGGTGCGCCCGCGGATCGCGAAACGCCCGTGGACCTGATAACCGCCGAGACGCTTCATCCATGA
- a CDS encoding ABC transporter permease has translation MTRYRWLADYVGLGLALAVLIGFFGLSTNHFMSAGTFRNIANQIPEMMIVAVGMTFVLIIGGIDLSVGSVLAASGAVLGICLVQFHWPLPLAFVACLATGLVCGAANGIVSVAWRLPSFIVTLGMLEIARGAAYLLTRSQTQYIGRPVERLAEAHVFGLSLPFFAAVAVVLAGQAALSHTLFGRHALAVGANAEAARLSGIRVPAITITVFALSGMLAAAAGAIQCARLGAADPNAGSGFELQAIAAAVIGGTSLMGGRGSVVKSFFGVLIIAVLGAGLFTLGAQESTKRIVTGGVIVAAVVFDYYRHRIKARV, from the coding sequence ATGACGCGCTACCGCTGGCTGGCCGACTATGTGGGACTTGGGCTGGCGCTGGCTGTGTTGATAGGTTTTTTCGGCCTTTCGACGAATCATTTCATGTCGGCCGGCACGTTTCGCAACATCGCCAATCAGATCCCCGAGATGATGATCGTGGCGGTGGGCATGACCTTTGTGCTGATCATCGGCGGGATCGATCTGTCGGTCGGTTCCGTGCTTGCGGCGAGTGGCGCGGTGCTTGGAATTTGCCTGGTGCAATTCCATTGGCCGCTGCCGCTGGCTTTCGTGGCATGCCTTGCGACGGGTCTTGTTTGCGGGGCCGCCAACGGGATCGTGAGCGTCGCATGGCGGCTGCCGTCCTTTATCGTGACGCTTGGCATGCTCGAAATCGCGCGCGGCGCCGCCTATCTGCTCACGCGTTCGCAAACCCAATATATCGGACGCCCCGTCGAACGGCTGGCCGAGGCGCACGTGTTTGGGTTGTCCCTGCCCTTTTTCGCGGCCGTTGCGGTTGTCCTTGCCGGCCAGGCGGCGTTGAGCCATACCCTGTTCGGACGTCATGCCCTGGCGGTGGGCGCCAATGCCGAGGCCGCCCGCTTGTCGGGCATCCGCGTGCCGGCCATTACAATAACCGTTTTTGCGTTGAGCGGTATGCTGGCGGCGGCCGCGGGCGCGATTCAGTGCGCCCGGCTCGGCGCCGCCGATCCCAACGCCGGCAGTGGATTCGAACTCCAGGCCATTGCGGCCGCTGTCATCGGCGGCACGAGCCTCATGGGAGGCCGCGGCTCCGTCGTCAAGTCGTTTTTCGGCGTGCTGATTATCGCCGTGCTGGGGGCCGGCCTGTTTACGCTCGGCGCCCAGGAATCCACGAAACGGATTGTGACGGGCGGCGTCATCGTGGCGGCCGTGGTATTCGATTATTACCGCCACCGGATCAAGGCCCGCGTTTGA